GTCGAGGATCTGGCGGATGCTGCCGTTGATCTTCTCCGTCTGGGCGAGCACCTCGTCGAGGGAGTGCTGACCGACGACGTTACGCAGGGTCGTCTGGGCGATCTGATTGATGGCAGCGTTGACATTTTCGATCACGACGACGGCCTTGCGGGCATCGATTACGCGGAAGTAGGCGACCGCGGCGATGTCGACGCTCACGTTGTCGCGCGTGATGATTCCCTGCGATTGGATGGGCATGGTGACGATGCGCATCGACACCCGCCACATCCGGTCGAGGATCGGCACGATAAACCTCAGCCCCGGCTCTCGGACACCGATCACCCGGCCGAGCCGAAAATGCACCCCGCGCTGGTATTGCTGGACGACGCGAATCGACGCCGCCAACAGCAGGACGGCGACGGCGGCGACAACCACTGACACGACCATGACGCTCATATAGCAAGGCTAGGAGCGCCACCGGTGCCCGTCAGCGGCCACAAGTCCCGCTTCGGGTGGCCCAAAGACCTTCGAGAAGGGCCTTTCACGACCAGGGTGGCCACCTCGCTGAGCCCAGCCGGGTTAGCGGGGCAGCCCCAGCAACCGCTCGGCGGCGACGGTGAGCAGGATCTGCTCGGTGCCCCCGGCGATCGTCAGGCAGCGCGTGTTGAGAAAGTCGAACACCGCCTGGCTGTGCACTAGGCCGCCGCCTTCGGAGACGTCCATCATGTACTCGGCCAGCGCCTGCCGGTAGCGGACCCCGATCAGCTTGCGCACGCTGGACTGCGCCCCCGGATCCTGCCCGCCGACGGCCAACTGGGCGATCCGCTGATCCAGCAGCGCGCCGGTCTGCGCGAGGACGATCAGCCGCCCCAGGCGGTCCTGCTGCGCGGTGTCGAGCTCGATTTCGGCCAGTACCCGGAGCAACTCCTCCATCGGGTTGCCCAGCGCGGTGCCGCTGGCCATCGCGACCCGCTCGTTGGCCAGCGTGGTGCGCGCCAGCCGCCAGCCGTCGTTGACCGAGCCCACCACCATCTCGTCGGGAACGAACACGTTGTCCAGGAAGACCTCGTTGAACAGCGAGTCGCCGGTGATCTCGCGCAGCGGCCGGATTTCGATTCCCGGAGATTTCATGTCGACCAGGAAGTACGTGATCCCCTTGTGCTTCGGCGCATCCGGGTCGGTGCGTGCCAAGCACACCCCCCACCGCGCCTTCTGCGCCGCCGACGTCCACACCTTCTGCCCGCTGAGCAGCCAGCCGCCCTGCCCCCGCACCGCCTTGGTCCGCAGCGACGCCAGATCGGATCCGGCCCCCGGCTCGGAAAACAGCTGACACCAAAGGATTTCGCCACGCATGGTGGCGGGGACGAAGCGCTCGATCTGCTCGGGCGTCCCGTGCTCGAGGATGGTCGGGGCCGCCCACCAGCCGATCACCAAGTCCGGGCGCACCACGCCGGCGGCCGCCATCTCCTGGTCGATCAGCAGCTGTTCTGCCGGTGATGCGCCGCGGCCGTACGGCGCCGGCCAGTGCGGCGCCTGCAGGCCCGCCTCCGCCAGCGCCGCCTGCCGCTGTCCTTCGGGTAGCGCGGCGATCTCGGCGACGGCGGCGGCGATCGCCGGGCGCCGCGCCTCCACATCGGAGAGGTCGATGCCCAGGCGCCGCCGCACCCCTCCCTGAGTCAGCTCCGTAACCCGGCGCAACCAGCGCTCGGCACCGCCGAGGAACGCGCCGATCGCGTGCGCCCGCCGCAGGTACAGATGCGCGTCGTGCTCCCACGTACAGCCGATGCCCCCGAGCACCTGAATGCAGTCCTTGACGTTGGCCTTGGCCGCCGCGATGCCGGCCCCGGCGGCAAGGGCGGCGGCGATCGAGAACTGGCCCTCCTCCGGATCCGCCGCGGCGCGGGCGGCGTCGGCCGCGACCACCTCGGCCTGCTCAGCGCGGCACAGCATTTCGGCGCACAGATGCTTGACCGCCTGGAAGCTGCCGATCGGCTTGCCGAACTGTTCGCGCACTTTGGCGTAGGCGACCGCGGTCTCGAGCGACCAGCGAGTCACTCCGGCCGCTTCGGCCGCGAGCACGGTCGCGGCCAGCTCATCGACCCGCCGCCCGGAGTCCGCCAGCGGCACGGCCGGCGCCGCCGTCAGCGTCACCCGCGCCAGGGGCCGGGAGAAGTCCGTCGCCCGCAGCGGCTCGATCTTCACGCCGTCGCCGGCGCCGTCGACCAGCAGCCACCTGCCGCCGGACGGCACCAGCAGCAGGCCGCCGTCCGCCGCGCCCAGCACGTGCGGCAGGGTGCCCGACGCCCGTGCCGTCCCGGCGTCGAACTGGGCGTCACCCTCGAGCGCCAGCCCGGCGAAGCGTTCCCCCGACGCGAGCGCGGCCAGCGCCTCGGGGTCCGTGACGACCAGCGTGGCCACCGCGGTGGTGGCCACCGGGCCCGGCACCAG
This genomic window from Mycobacterium saskatchewanense contains:
- a CDS encoding slipin family protein, which codes for MSVMVVSVVVAAVAVLLLAASIRVVQQYQRGVHFRLGRVIGVREPGLRFIVPILDRMWRVSMRIVTMPIQSQGIITRDNVSVDIAAVAYFRVIDARKAVVVIENVNAAINQIAQTTLRNVVGQHSLDEVLAQTEKINGSIRQILDTTTVEWGVEVTLVELKDIQLPDSMKRAMAREAEAEREKRAKIIAAEGEARAAAALGDASDTMMRHPLALQLRNLQTLLELGVEKNTTIVFPAPLMNSIGELTSFMTREAEASKTSAPNGVSPAGV
- a CDS encoding acyl-CoA dehydrogenase, which gives rise to MVASVTEEQFAARALVRDWARNAASGPGGTAAIRAVERGDADAWRPVFARLAELGIFGVAIPEDAGGAGGTIEDLCAMVEEAAKALVPGPVATTAVATLVVTDPEALAALASGERFAGLALEGDAQFDAGTARASGTLPHVLGAADGGLLLVPSGGRWLLVDGAGDGVKIEPLRATDFSRPLARVTLTAAPAVPLADSGRRVDELAATVLAAEAAGVTRWSLETAVAYAKVREQFGKPIGSFQAVKHLCAEMLCRAEQAEVVAADAARAAADPEEGQFSIAAALAAGAGIAAAKANVKDCIQVLGGIGCTWEHDAHLYLRRAHAIGAFLGGAERWLRRVTELTQGGVRRRLGIDLSDVEARRPAIAAAVAEIAALPEGQRQAALAEAGLQAPHWPAPYGRGASPAEQLLIDQEMAAAGVVRPDLVIGWWAAPTILEHGTPEQIERFVPATMRGEILWCQLFSEPGAGSDLASLRTKAVRGQGGWLLSGQKVWTSAAQKARWGVCLARTDPDAPKHKGITYFLVDMKSPGIEIRPLREITGDSLFNEVFLDNVFVPDEMVVGSVNDGWRLARTTLANERVAMASGTALGNPMEELLRVLAEIELDTAQQDRLGRLIVLAQTGALLDQRIAQLAVGGQDPGAQSSVRKLIGVRYRQALAEYMMDVSEGGGLVHSQAVFDFLNTRCLTIAGGTEQILLTVAAERLLGLPR